From the genome of Populus alba chromosome 10, ASM523922v2, whole genome shotgun sequence, one region includes:
- the LOC118048825 gene encoding trihelix transcription factor GT-4 encodes MYSSDKPRPLDFYEEEVTPSSRDNMIMEVVSSNGDLPPHHLPTTTNTNPHQMILGDSSGDDNHEVKAPKKRAETWVQDETRSLIGLRREMDGLFNTSKSNKHLWEQISAKMREKGFDRSPTMCTDKWRNLLKEFKKAKHKDRGSGSAKMSYYKEIDEILRERNKNPQYKSPIPSKVDSYMQFADKGFEDTSISFGPVEASPRPTLNLERRLDHDGHPLAITAADAVAASGVPPWNWRETPGNGAENQSYGGRVISVKYGDYTRRIGVDGTADAIKEAIKAAFRLRSKRAFWLEDEDQIIRSLDREMPPGNYTLHLDEGLAIKVCLYDESDHMPVHTEEKIFYTEDDYRDFLTRRGWTCLREFDGYRNIDSMDDLRHDAIYRGVS; translated from the exons ATGTACTCATCAGATAAGCCTCGTCCTCTAGATTTCTACGAAGAAGAAGTGACACCCTCTTCAAGAGACAACATGATTATGGAAGTTGTCTCTTCCAATGGTGATTTGCCACCTCACCATCTTCCCACCACCACCAATACTAACCCACACCAGATGATTCTCGGCGACAGTAGCGGCGACGATAACCACGAAGTCAAAGCACCCAAGAAGCGAGCAGAGACGTGGGTTCAAGACGAAACGCGGAGTTTGATTGGGCTTCGCAGAGAAATGGATGGTCTCTTCAATACTTCCAAGTCAAACAAGCATCTGTGGGAGCAAATTTCAGCTAAAATGAGGGAGAAAGGGTTCGATCGATCGCCGACTATGTGCACCGACAAGTGGAGGAACTTGTTGAAAGAGTTCAAGAAGGCTAAACATAAAGATAGGGGAAGTGGGTCTGCTAAAATGTCGTATTATAAGGAGATTGATGAGATTTTGAGAGAAAGGAATAAGAATCCTCAGTATAAGAGTCCCATTCCTTCTAAAGTTGATTCTTACATGCAATTTGCTGATAAAG GCTTTGAAGATACAAGCATATCATTTGGACCCGTGGAAG CCAGTCCCAGGCCAACACTCAATCTGGAAAGACGTCTGGATCATGATGGACATCCTCTTGCCATCACTGCAGCTGATGCAGTTGCAGCAAGTGGAGTTCCTCCTTGGAATTGGAGGGAGACCCCTGGGAATG GTGCTGAGAATCAATCATATGGTGGGAGGGTGATATCAGTCAAGTATGGGGACTACACAAGAAGGATTGGTGTTGATGGCACTGCAGATGCCATCAAGGAGGCAATCAAGGCAGCTTTCAGATTAAGAAGTAAGCGAGCATTCTGGTTGGAGGATGAAGACCAGATAATTCGTAGTCTTGACAGGGAAATGCCTCCAGGGAATTATACTCTTCACCTCGATGAAG GACTAGCAATCAAAGTTTGCCTGTATGACGAGTCAGACCACATGCCAGTGCATACTGAAGAGAAAATTTTCTATACCGAAGATGACTACCGCGATTTTCTAACTCGCCGGGGCTGGACATGTCTAAGGGAGTTCGATGGTTATAGAAACATTGATAGCATGGATGATCTTCGGCATGATGCTATATACCGTGGTGTGAGTTGA
- the LOC118048827 gene encoding mitotic spindle checkpoint protein MAD2 produces the protein MASRTVAKDIITLRGSAAIVSEFFGYAANSILYNRGVYPEESFVKVKKYGLPMLLTQDEGVKSFIANLNAQLSEWLEAGKLQRVVLVIMSKATNEVLERWNFSIETDAEVVEKGLSREKSDKEIMREIQAIMRQIASSITYLPCLDEPCVFDVLAYTDKDVTVPFTWIESDPKLIANPQMVKLHSFDTKIHKVDTLVSYKNDEWDEQ, from the exons ATGGCATCCAGAACGGTTGCAAAAGACATAATTACTCTCCGTGGTTCTGCAGCGATTGTTAGTGAGTTCTTTG GATATGCAGCAAACAG TATACTTTACAATCGAGGGGTTTATCCGGAAGAGAGTTTTGTGAAAGTGAAGAAGTATGGGCTCCCAATGTTGCTTACACAAGATGAAGGTGTTAAATCCTTCATTGCTAACCTGAATGCACAGTTATCAG AATGGCTGGAAGCTGGGAAATTACAGAGGGTTGTTCTGGTGATAATGAGTAAGGCCACGAATGAGGTCCTAGAGAGGTGGAATTTCAGTATTGAGACTGATGCTGAGGTTGTGGAGAAAGG ACTGTCAAGGGAAAAGAGTGACAAAGAAATTATGAGAGAGATACAGGCAATCATGCGTCAGATTGCATCAAGCATTACTTACCTGCCATGCCTTGATGAACCTT GTGTTTTTGATGTGTTAGCGTACACTGATAAAGATGTTACAGTCCCATTCACCTGGATTGAGAGTGACCCTAAACTTATTGCCAATCCACAAATGGTGAAATTGCATTCTTTTGATACCAAG ATACACAAGGTCGACACTCTTGTTTCGTACAAGAACGATGAGTGGGATGAGCAGTAG